A section of the Cydia amplana chromosome 15, ilCydAmpl1.1, whole genome shotgun sequence genome encodes:
- the LOC134654568 gene encoding tektin-1-like yields MGDTKFGIRHVIGAPVATTMLSQQELVCKPPRIAKFTLAEWKLNNDTKSRITTDQQQLADKVLGECQRVREETEDRSKILKATSERRIEERISDVEFNKKELYLQRKEICSELEAMSVYKTRLQDCLASLEQNALNICRKCLMLRDSRLGIDLVVDNVEAALQEEISTILGAKSLLKRALEQLNEQMRRLRSSRYQLDRDLQYKQAAIDADKGSLTFKHTDICLSIYEGYANMDPADISTEEYNFYSAKNVQQAAKEVSSARPIRVFIDTLLKQVIDDLWAAYNKCNHAFNERIQATKLAKGNLEDMHREVTEKAHAMQKNIDLLKKAIDDKEGYIGVAHTRLGRRAERVGAELVKDSPGQALYYECEMLRHSTEQLQTMLQDATTALRYLYQTQIQLEADINVKMNTLKIDEVDCMTLRATMDYHAY; encoded by the coding sequence ATGGGCGACACCAAATTTGGAATTCGTCACGTTATCGGCGCCCCAGTGGCAACGACAATGCTATCGCAGCAGGAACTGGTGTGCAAACCCCCCAGAATAGCCAAGTTCACCCTCGCCGAATGGAAACTGAACAACGACACGAAAAGCAGGATCACCACGGACCAGCAACAACTAGCCGACAAGGTCCTTGGAGAATGTCAGAGAGTCCGGGAAGAAACAGAAGACAGAAGCAAAATATTAAAAGCTACTTCCGAAAGGCGCATTGAGGAACGCATATCAGACGTTGAATTTAATAAGAAGGAGTTATATCTACAGAGAAAAGAAATCTGCAGCGAACTTGAAGCTATGAGTGTGTATAAAACTAGGCTGCAAGATTGTCTGGCCTCTTTAGAACAAAATGCTTTAAATATATGTAGAAAATGTCTCATGCTGAGAGACAGCAGGCTAGGAATCGATCTAGTGGTCGACAATGTAGAAGCTGCTTTACAAGAAGAAATATCAACCATTCTTGGCGCCAAAAGCCTGTTGAAGAGAGCTCTTGAGCAGTTGAATGAACAAATGAGACGCCTACGTTCCTCGCGATACCAGCTCGATCGTGATTTGCAATACAAACAAGCTGCTATTGATGCCGATAAAGGTTCGCTTACATTCAAACACACGGACATATGTTTATCTATTTACGAAGGTTACGCAAATATGGACCCAGCAGACATATCAACCGAAGAATACAACTTTTATTCCGctaaaaatgtacaacaagcAGCGAAAGAAGTGAGTTCTGCCCGCCCGATACGAGTTTTTATTGACACATTATTGAAGCAGGTCATCGATGATTTATGGGCGGCTTATAACAAATGCAATCATGCATTTAACGAGCGTATACAAGCGACTAAGCTCGCTAAAGGAAACCTGGAGGATATGCATCGTGAGGTCACGGAAAAGGCTCATGCCATGCAAAAGAATATTGATTTGTTGAAGAAAGCCATAGATGATAAAGAAGGATACATCGGTGTGGCGCATACGAGGCTTGGGAGAAGGGCTGAGCGAGTTGGCGCCGAGTTGGTGAAAGATTCTCCAGGTCAAGCCCTGTACTATGAATGTGAAATGCTTCGCCACAGCACTGAGCAGCTGCAGACGATGCTCCAAGACGCCACGACTGCTCTTCGTTATCTGTATCAGACTCAAATCCAGTTGGAAGCGGATATCAATGTAAAGATGAATACTTTGAAGATCGATGAGGTAGATTGCATGACTCTGAGGGCGACAATGGACTATCATGCATATTGA
- the LOC134654567 gene encoding tektin-1-like, whose translation MTDSQFGVRHAIGAPVATTRLSEQAIVCVPPRSAKFTLAEWKLNNDARNRNAEDQAQLADRVIKESERVRDQTKESAQLLKETTDRRIDERIGDVEFNKGELKVQRKEICNELEALSMYKTRLQDCLASLQTNALTICRKCLMLRDGRLGIDLAVDNVEDALQNEITTILGGQSLLKRALEQLNEQMRRLRSVRYLVDRDLQYKQAAIDSDKGSLTLKPTNLCLSIYEGYANLDPADISAEEYNSYSAKNIQQAAREVSSARPIRVFIDTLLKQVIDDLWTAYKKCNHEFNERIRETHIAKGRLEEMHHETTKKICEMQNNILELQKALAEKEGYIGLAHTRLGRRSQRVGAELVKDSPGQSLFYECESLRHSVEQLQQTLQEATASLRYLLQTQIQLEEDINVKVNTLKIDEVDCMTLRATMDYHYY comes from the coding sequence ATGACTGACTCACAATTTGGCGTGCGTCACGCGATTGGTGCGCCGGTGGCCACGACGCGGCTATCGGAGCAAGCGATCGTCTGCGTACCCCCCAGGTCCGCTAAGTTCACTCTCGCAGAGTGGAAACTCAACAACGACGCAAGAAACAGAAACGCCGAAGACCAGGCCCAACTCGCCGACAGGGTCATTAAAGAAAGCGAGAGAGTCCGCGACCAAACAAAAGAAAGCGCGCAACTGTTAAAAGAAACAACGGACCGACGCATAGACGAACGAATCGGTGATGTTGAGTTCAATAAAGGAGAGTTGAAGGTACAAAGAAAAGAGATTTGCAATGAGCTAGAAGCGTTAAGCATGTATAAGACCCGGCTGCAAGACTGCTTAGCTTCACTGCAAACGAATGCTCTTACGATCTGTAGAAAATGCCTCATGTTGAGAGACGGCCGGTTAGGAATCGATTTGGCTGTCGATAATGTCGAAGATGCGCTGCAAAATGAAATAACAACTATCCTCGGGGGCCAGAGTCTTTTGAAACGAGCTCTAGAGCAGTTGAACGAACAGATGCGACGATTACGTTCCGTTCGGTACCTAGTTGACCGCGATTTGCAGTACAAGCAAGCTGCCATCGATTCCGATAAAGGGTCACTCACGTTAAAACCGACTAATTTATGCCTGTCCATTTACGAAGGCTATGCAAATCTAGATCCTGCTGATATTTCAGCTGAAGAGTACAACTCGTACTCCGCGAAGAATATACAACAGGCAGCACGAGAAGTGTCTTCCGCTCGCCCGATACGCGTATTCATTGATACTTTGCTCAAACAAGTTATTGATGATTTATGGACAGCCTATAAAAAATGCAACCACGAATTCAATGAGCGTATTAGAGAGACTCATATTGCAAAAGGGAGGCTGGAGGAGATGCATCATGAGACGACGAAGAAGATTTGTGAAATGCAGAATAACATTTTAGAGTTACAAAAGGCTCTGGCTGAAAAGGAGGGGTACATAGGTTTGGCGCACACGCGACTTGGTAGGAGGTCTCAGAGAGTAGGCGCTGAGTTGGTGAAAGATTCTCCAGGGCAGTCCCTGTTCTACGAGTGTGAGAGCCTCCGGCACAGCGTGGAGCAGCTTCAGCAGACGCTGCAGGAGGCCACGGCCTCTCTGCGATATTTGCTGCAGACACAAATCCAATTGGAAGAAGATATCAACGTCAAGGTGAATACTTTGAAGATCGATGAGGTGGATTGCATGACTTTGAGAGCTACTATGGACTATCATTACTACTAA